The nucleotide sequence AATGAATGTATTTTTAGATGAAAAGAATTTCAAATAAACTTAAGTTTATAAACAAGTTCCTTAATGTATTTATTACTCAATGCTTCAAAAGATATGCTACAAACCTGGTCAAACAGAAAAACAGTGACGTCATCAAAGAACGACACAGCTTTTTTCTTGTTCTCCAGCTCATTGCAGAAGGACTGTGTAAGTATAGAGGGCATTTTTAGGAGGCTCCGCAGATGACATGCACTGTTACGGTCACTCACAATGACAGGCACCATGGGGCACTCTTCATCACTCTCATCACTCTGATCCTGTATGTTGTAGCAACAAAGTTCTTCATCAGACACGTCACTATCCTCTGAATCCTCCTCATCAGCCTCCTCTCCATTTCCCAGTGGAGCTGGAACATCTATATCTTCTGGCAAGGCTGGAAGAAAGTTTTCCAGGGACTCATCTCGCTTTGGTCTTGAAAGTGACTGACCTATGCCACCATTTTCAACTTCATCCACTATATCTTCTCTTTCCTTGTTGTTACCATCATTTAGGAGCTCAGTATTGTCCACTTTGTTATTACAGGCCTCCTGCTCCTTTGCTTGGATTTTCTCCCCTCTAAACTCTACTATGGTAGAATCTGAACCCAATGATTCTGCTGACAAAAAATCTCTGGCGTCTCCATTAGCCTGGTCCTCCAAACCTAAAGCCCCTTGTGTTGAGGTCGACCCTTCGGACACTGTTGAGGAGTAGCATTCAGAGTTTGGATCCTCTCCAGAGTGATCAGATTCCAGCCCAATACCATCATCTGGTGTGGACTCCTTGGTTAAACATCCTCCCATTTCTGGAGGAAAGGGGGAAAGCATGGAAATCACTGGTACTGATGTAGCAGACAAACATAGATCTTGATTTGTCTTTTTAAGACACAATTGTTTAGCAAGAAGCACAGCATGGTTGCCCTTTGACTCTAAGATGTCATATTCATCCTCTTTTTCTACACTATGCCCGTTTCTCCCAACTGTCTTTCCCGAGCCCTCTTTTTCATCTTTGAACTTTAAAACATCATCCCCATGGCGAACAATTAAGTTGTGACACCCTTCACTGGGGCTCTTGTCATTCTCTGTGTCATAGTCAGAAAAATAAGCAGAGTCTCTGTACTGGTTCCTCTCACCAAGGCCGATCAGCGGTAGATGATTGCTGATGGATGGATTCAGGAGTATTACATTGACATCTTCATCTAAGTCCATCTGGAGGACCATGTCACCCTCATCTGATTCCACACTGGTGCTAAGGTCTGGATTGCCTTCAAGGTCTTTCATGATGAACTCTGGTGACTCATTGTTCTCAGTGTCATAGCCACTATCTAGGGATTTGGGCTGAATGGTTGTGTGGTAACTGTCGGGACTGAAGGCCTCACATGGACTGCTGCTAGAGGCAATGTTAATTGTGTCCTTGTGGTGTCTAGACCCAGGTTCTCTTAGCAATGGTCTATGAGTCACATCAGTAGTGCCTACCTCTGCATAGACCAAGGGATAATGTGCAGAGACTCCAGAGGTGCTGTCTGTGACATCATCATCACTGCAGTCATTAATTTCCACCAAGCTGATACTGGAGTTAAAGGGCCTGATTATGCTGTCTGTCAAATTGCTACACTCTAAAGCATTCTTAGGGAGATCCTTATGGTATGATACCGTCTTTAAACGCACTCCACCTGAACCATCAGATCCAAGTTTAAGTTTCTGTGCAGGGGATATCCTTCTGTCGAATAATATGTTTTCTTTAGTCATGACAATCTCCATTGGAAGAGTTGATGGATTAATTCCACTGTAACTGCCTACAAGGAGGCCTGATATATTGTCTTTGATATGTTTATGAGCAATATTCTTCTGCTGTGTATGAATATGCTGACTTTCCGTGACAAAATGACATTTTGAAGATAAATCAACATCCTGACTAGTTTCAGGGCACAGATGTAGATATTCACCACACTCAGAGAAGTGAGAATTGCCAGTGATTGGTGTACTATGTGTGGCATCCATGTATGAGTAAACTTTGAGAGAATCACTGGAATTATACATACAACTGTTGCTTGTTTCCAGTGCTCTTGATTTCAGTTTTTCGACATGAGAGGACGGTGTGGGGTGGCGTAAATCAAAGTATGCGTCTTGAAAACCAACAGCTTGCATACAATCGCTTAAACTGTTGTTGTTTGCCGAGTGGTTGGAGTTCCAGTTAGTAAACACATTCTGAGAGAACAGATCTTCATCATCTTCTAAATCGGCACTCATGTAGTGGGGTCTGGGCACGTTTTTCTGTAGGGGGCCCATCATATCATAGTAGGCCTCATTGGCCATACTTCTTTCTACAGCTGTCTGGTTAGACTCAAGGTAGGGGTCACAGTGTGCCAAGCTGGGACTGCTAAGTGAAACAGAAACACCAAGTGGGCTGTCCTGTACCACCTCCAGTCGACAGTAGAGGCTTCCCGAACCTCTTCTTTGCTGATGAGAGTGTGAACCATGACCTTCAGTCAAACGAGTATCTTGTGGTGACTGTTCAACCTGGCAACTTTGACTTTCATTGGAAGAGAAATACTCAGATTGACCAGTCTCTGCAGAGTAAATATTTGGCTGAGGCCCAATTGGGCTCCTCCTGCTCGTAGTGGACAGGCTGTTGTTGCTGGCCTCAACTCTTGGACTGTAATCGAGAGTGCTGTCTTCTAAGTTAATGTTACAATCAACTGGCTCCTCAATACGGATGTAATACTCACTGCTTAATGAGGGGCTGTGTGCACTCAACACTGGAACCACCCCAGGATGGTCTGACTCATAGTAGGATGGAGAGACCCCAAGAGGGAGGCACTCACTCTTGCAGCTACCTGCGGAATTGCTAAGAGGGTAATAAACATCTTGGTAATGTGGATTATTCTTTCCTAGCAGTCCACTGGATGAAGAGGAGCAGTAGGGCTGCTCAGCTCGGGCCTGCTCCCATTTATATTCAAAGTTGAGCCCATGGCTGGTCTCAGTTACAGTCAATATGTCGTCCCCATTCTCAGACTGGAAGCTGTCTGCCATAGAGAAGTGTTTAAGTAAAGGAAAGGAGGAAGAAGTGGAAGAGGCCACCTCAGGTGCAGAGGTTCTGTTAGAGCTGCTGGAGCCCAGACTCGGCAGCAGAGAGTTCCAGCGTTTCTCAAAGTCTTCTTCAGCCTCAGTGGCACCTTTAGCACACAGGTAGCTTAGTAGTAGATGAACCTCCTCCACCATAGGCCTCTGCTCAGGTTGCAGCCAACAGAACTGCATTACCTCAAACCTGCTCACACACAAGTGACATAAAAACCATTTCAGACTTTTGGTAGAACCAGAAATGTTTGATTGCAGTTGTTTGACCTTTGGGAAAAACTGCATTACATTTTCtaattaaagaccccatgaaatcaaaatattacatttagtggttttaggccacattcacactaatccACTAAACGTCAATGTTTTCCAAAGTAGGTGGTTATGTTTCCAGTCAATGTTTCCAGTGGatgaaaacaacatttaatgTGGACGTGGCTTTAGTCCATGAGTAtatgctttgaggtcatctacatGCTTGTGTATTCCTAAACGTAGACATAATTCCCTTTtattatacatacacatttaGAACTTACAGTCTATGTCTTCTGAGACTCATGcactacacacatttttgtccaattaaatgcactctagaatgagaatgaccCTCCCCTGCAACAAACCAGCAAGTAGCAGATAATGGTTTATGGCTTTCATTAAACTAAAGCCTATAGTATGTCCCACACAAACCTCCTGTTTCAAAAAGAGTTATGTCGATATGGcagaaaactgcacttgtcaagccatttcatgggatcTTAAAACTCTAAAAACTCAGATATcaacattttcttaatttgttgcCATTTAATGATGTATAAAATGAATAGCACAGTAATGGTGCTATATTATCTTATTATTTTATGGTCTGCTTGAAATGCATACTAGTACGGATGGTAGCCAAAATTCCATTAGGTGATGATTTGAAATATGGACAGTTTAGTGTGAAGGCATCCTTGCATTGTCTTAAAGTAGGATCATTCATAATTTAGTATCTTCTAGGGGAGGGAGTGTTGTACTTCTATGCATGACTGCTCATGATTAAATGGACAATGATTGatagcatatgtgtgtgtgtgtggggtgggggatGGGGGGTGAAAATTTATTTACTGTGTACTTTCAGGACTGGATGAATGTATGATTGATGGGCTTACAGAGGAGGATAATTAATGATTGACAGTACTGGATTTGATCAGTACTGATTTGTTGGTCCTGCCTGAGGAAAAGGTAATGATTTTTGAAGCACCTGTGGTTGGTAAACATTGATTGcagattgtttatttaaaagaaaagtgaTTGGTGGGTGTGCCTTTGAAACATTGTTTGGTTTGGATGGTTTGAACAGGGAGTCCTGATTGACTGAGGTGAGGGGATAGGCAGCTCATGATGATGATTATGGCTAATGAGATGACTCACCAGCGTTCAGACAGAGGCACTTTCAGCAGGGGCTTTGGCAGTTTGACCTGCTGTTCCTTCACAGCATATGTTAAAACTTGCCTATCAGAATAGTGCCTATAAGGCTGGTTACCCAGTTCAAACAGCTCCCATATCGTTACACCCAGTGACCTGCAGGGTCAGAGAACCAATTTTAAAAAACATAGTAAATAGTCTATTGCACAGCAGCAATCTTTTTTCAAAgtataatatatatgttatatataaaaatgtgggAGGTTAAATACAATTGTcaaaaatcttttaaataaatgctttgatattttgttatgtatgGGGTTTTCTCTGAATACTTTCTCACCAGACATTGCTGGCCTTAGTTTGGTCCACTACTAAAAGATTGCCATGAACTTCATCAATAACTTCTGGGGCAATCCAGCGAAGTGGAACCCATATTTGATCTGCTGTCACATAATAGTCATCCTAACAGAGGAAGAGGAAGTATTGATAATGAATAAGCATGCAAACAGAGAAGAAATAGAGGCAAGCTGTGTCACAAGAGTATGATCAGCATGAAAAATCCCAAAAACCTTTAAATACTTACCTTGTACTTGCTGCGGCTAAGACCATAGTCTCCAACTTTCACTGCCATCTCTGAGGTCATCAAACAATTCCTGAGGGCCAGGTCACTGAGAACAGGAAAACGTGGAACAATGTTTGCATCATTCATTGTTCCAGTCAGCTATTTCCTGCACCGCTATTTAGTGACAACAGATTGACAACACATCTTTCAATTGCATTGTCTTCACTAGCTGCACTCATTTGAACTGGTTCGGGAGGGGAATAGCAGGAGTCGACAGCTCTCCCTCTGCAAAACAAAATTCTCTAGGAAACACTCGTTCCTGTAATTGGCAAAACTTCATGACACATTTCCCTCATGTGTCAATTACAAATAATTGATGGAGTTCGATGAGTGAAGGGTTTTCCCCCAGCAACAAAATCACTGATGCTGGAGTCTGTGACAGGCACTCAGGCAGCACCAGGATATTGTTGCCAGGAGACACCACATCCTGAGGTCCAGTGACCTGCTGGGTGAAAAATAATCAAGAGAATCAACATGGGGTGAAAAGTCCAAAGCATCCTCACCTGTGAATATAATTGTGTTTGTGCAGGTACAGAAGGCCAGATGCAATCTCACATGCCATTCGCTGAAGAATCAAAGGGTCAGGAGTCACTGTTTCTGCTGCCCGACAGCTGCGCAGGTATCCTTTGACATCTCCCTGTGAAAACCAAGCACCAATCATACCCTAAGGTAacagtgtgtaaaaatgttggtAAGCTAATGTGTTATATTAGTGAAACTGTTTCTGTGAGCATGCTGTAATTCTACTGCCACTGTAATTTTGATATCATTAATTAGTCTTTAGACTGTCAGTTTGTAACTGTGCAAATGGATTACTGTGACCACCAGAGGGAGCTTGCTGTTTTTCAAAGCACAGTTTAGAGCAGAGATCTGCAAAATTATGCGCACATGTCACCACTGGGACAAAGGTTAAACAGAGGAGCAATAAGACCAAGATAGAGGAATATTATATGTTgatcttttttttgttctttattttataaatcatGTCAATCAAATCTGCATGCAAACCACATCTTATTATACTCACTCTTAATGTCCACAGGCTGTCTTATGGTTATacttttccattcatttttttttttttatatttttttttttttacaattctaaTTTCTAAATtctaattatataatttcaaaataatcacaaatacttgaatttaatcaatttattaacataaattgtCAATCAgggtatttatattttatgttttatgaagTAATATGAATACCTGGGCTTAGAATAGATAATAATCAGAAATATATCTGATTTCACAAATAAAACCAGGAAAACTAGGAATTTATTATAGGGGCATTTTTTGTTCCCAGATTTAGCATTTTGGGGAAATTTTTTGTTGTGTACTTTAGTCTGCTTTTATTATTGCAATatcatatattgtattatattgcatataacaTAATGCACAAAAATGGCACTTTATGTGAATGGGTTGCTGGCCCGTGGTAAAAAGGAAATCAGTGGTCAGACCAGCTATAAGTATGCTCTGAGTGTTGGGAGGCAGCCCGGCATTACTCAGTGACTTACCAGGGGGCAGTGCTCCATAACCAGCAGATAGGGCGTGACTTCTGAGCACTGGGCC is from Xyrauchen texanus isolate HMW12.3.18 chromosome 8, RBS_HiC_50CHRs, whole genome shotgun sequence and encodes:
- the LOC127647911 gene encoding serine/threonine-protein kinase LMTK1-like — translated: MIASVFVVVMSSVFFNPSFAFSSHFDPGGSPLSELSWPSSLAVVAVSFSGLFTFVFLMLACLCCKKGDISFKEFENAEGEVCRADLSTLASPISQNDPEVYILPLTEVSHPVSKQTSKSFQLLKSVDLGRQSLLYIKEIGQGWFGKVLLGEVNAGLSTTQVVVKELKASASVQEQMQFLEEVQPYRVLQHPALLQCLAQCSEVTPYLLVMEHCPLGDVKGYLRSCRAAETVTPDPLILQRMACEIASGLLYLHKHNYIHSDLALRNCLMTSEMAVKVGDYGLSRSKYKDDYYVTADQIWVPLRWIAPEVIDEVHGNLLVVDQTKASNVWSLGVTIWELFELGNQPYRHYSDRQVLTYAVKEQQVKLPKPLLKVPLSERWFEVMQFCWLQPEQRPMVEEVHLLLSYLCAKGATEAEEDFEKRWNSLLPSLGSSSSNRTSAPEVASSTSSSFPLLKHFSMADSFQSENGDDILTVTETSHGLNFEYKWEQARAEQPYCSSSSSGLLGKNNPHYQDVYYPLSNSAGSCKSECLPLGVSPSYYESDHPGVVPVLSAHSPSLSSEYYIRIEEPVDCNINLEDSTLDYSPRVEASNNSLSTTSRRSPIGPQPNIYSAETGQSEYFSSNESQSCQVEQSPQDTRLTEGHGSHSHQQRRGSGSLYCRLEVVQDSPLGVSVSLSSPSLAHCDPYLESNQTAVERSMANEAYYDMMGPLQKNVPRPHYMSADLEDDEDLFSQNVFTNWNSNHSANNNSLSDCMQAVGFQDAYFDLRHPTPSSHVEKLKSRALETSNSCMYNSSDSLKVYSYMDATHSTPITGNSHFSECGEYLHLCPETSQDVDLSSKCHFVTESQHIHTQQKNIAHKHIKDNISGLLVGSYSGINPSTLPMEIVMTKENILFDRRISPAQKLKLGSDGSGGVRLKTVSYHKDLPKNALECSNLTDSIIRPFNSSISLVEINDCSDDDVTDSTSGVSAHYPLVYAEVGTTDVTHRPLLREPGSRHHKDTINIASSSSPCEAFSPDSYHTTIQPKSLDSGYDTENNESPEFIMKDLEGNPDLSTSVESDEGDMVLQMDLDEDVNVILLNPSISNHLPLIGLGERNQYRDSAYFSDYDTENDKSPSEGCHNLIVRHGDDVLKFKDEKEGSGKTVGRNGHSVEKEDEYDILESKGNHAVLLAKQLCLKKTNQDLCLSATSVPVISMLSPFPPEMGGCLTKESTPDDGIGLESDHSGEDPNSECYSSTVSEGSTSTQGALGLEDQANGDARDFLSAESLGSDSTIVEFRGEKIQAKEQEACNNKVDNTELLNDGNNKEREDIVDEVENGGIGQSLSRPKRDESLENFLPALPEDIDVPAPLGNGEEADEEDSEDSDVSDEELCCYNIQDQSDESDEECPMVPVIVSDRNSACHLRSLLKMPSILTQSFCNELENKKKAVSFFDDVTVFLFDQESPTGELGDYSFPAKAESNCQASEESPQERVSATEDSSSRNVAEEIGAFEWQDEFPLMMSPSTSEPGSEEITTPPNSPIKSPDEKPAPPLSRFNVSRFSIMHVSDPHMNSMGGNSENGDQE